Proteins encoded within one genomic window of Chthonomonas sp.:
- a CDS encoding NTP transferase domain-containing protein produces MKAVVMAGGEGSRLRPITANRPKPLVPVANEPIMQHIVRLLSRHGVKEVVSTLHYLADEIQGYFDDGSDFGVKMHYSIEDTPLGTAGSVKKAEALLQGETFFIVSGDALTDCDLSKALAFHREKKSLATLVLYRVTSPLEFGVVITDDDGRVVRFLEKPSWSEVFSDTVNTGIYILEPEILEMMKPGKQYDWSQDIFPELLREGKPLYGYVMDDYWCDVGTLEQYREAQEHLLSGRIHLPILGEQIEPGIWVGPNTNIDERAVLMPPIVIGRNTKIKGDAKIGPYTVIGDNALLEEGAHVERSVVWDGSYIGPNVTVQSAIIGARCTIKRDCQIGEDAVVGDRCLIDTGCTIRPRIKLWPDKVIERGSTVTMSLVWGNKWRGNLFRELGVAGLSNVEITPEFATRLGSAFGSILPNKATIVTSRDSSRSSRMIKRAIMASLLSVGCEVLDMQSSAVPVARHFIRTSGASGAVNVRKMPGNSRVTLIELFDARGNYLSKSHERKVETAFFREDFHRCDPDDLGAIEYASRAIEDYTNDFFHQLGPIQQGRRLRVVCDFGYSAISSFFAAMAGRLEIDTININSFSDSKRAPRSPSEIARHMENLQQIVGTLGYDFGVLFTNEGERLTVVDSTGAILSGTQLLAAMSILKARTNKNPTLALNVTASSVLEDLLVSNGACVVRTKADSRALMAAAMNPETQFAGDSSGGFIFPSLHPGFDAMFALANLVLMLERAETTLRDVVAGLPAFHVKYQQVRCPWESKGTIMRVLTESQHPDQMELVDGVKLLQPGGWALVLPDSFEPVFHIFAEGETDEMSQEYLDRYVHQIEEMQQHPA; encoded by the coding sequence ATGAAAGCAGTCGTGATGGCGGGCGGCGAAGGATCCAGGCTACGGCCCATTACAGCGAACCGGCCCAAGCCGTTGGTCCCCGTGGCCAACGAGCCGATCATGCAGCACATCGTACGGCTGCTCAGCCGCCATGGGGTGAAAGAGGTCGTGAGCACCCTCCACTACCTGGCCGACGAAATTCAGGGCTATTTTGACGACGGTAGTGATTTCGGGGTCAAAATGCACTACAGCATTGAGGACACTCCCCTGGGCACCGCTGGCTCGGTCAAGAAGGCGGAGGCACTGCTGCAGGGCGAGACCTTCTTCATCGTCTCTGGTGACGCTCTCACCGACTGCGACCTAAGCAAAGCACTCGCCTTCCACCGAGAAAAGAAGAGCCTCGCCACCCTCGTCCTGTACCGCGTGACTTCCCCGCTCGAGTTCGGTGTGGTCATCACCGATGACGACGGGCGCGTCGTACGATTCCTCGAAAAGCCCAGTTGGAGCGAGGTCTTCAGCGATACCGTCAACACCGGCATCTACATCCTCGAGCCTGAGATTCTCGAGATGATGAAGCCCGGCAAACAGTACGACTGGAGCCAGGACATATTCCCTGAATTGCTCCGCGAGGGCAAACCCCTCTACGGCTACGTCATGGACGACTACTGGTGCGACGTCGGGACGCTGGAGCAGTACCGCGAAGCTCAGGAGCACCTCCTATCCGGGCGGATCCACCTACCCATCCTGGGCGAGCAAATTGAACCAGGCATCTGGGTGGGTCCCAACACCAACATCGATGAGCGTGCGGTCCTCATGCCTCCCATCGTCATCGGCCGTAACACGAAGATCAAAGGCGACGCCAAGATCGGCCCGTATACCGTCATCGGCGACAACGCGCTGCTCGAAGAGGGCGCCCACGTCGAGCGCTCGGTGGTCTGGGACGGGAGCTACATCGGACCGAACGTCACCGTCCAATCGGCCATCATCGGAGCGCGCTGCACAATCAAACGCGACTGCCAGATCGGCGAGGATGCGGTGGTTGGAGATCGCTGTCTGATCGACACCGGCTGCACTATTCGTCCCCGAATCAAGCTCTGGCCGGACAAGGTCATCGAGCGTGGCTCGACGGTCACCATGTCGCTGGTCTGGGGCAACAAATGGCGCGGCAATCTGTTCCGCGAGCTAGGCGTGGCCGGACTCTCGAACGTCGAGATCACGCCCGAGTTTGCCACACGATTGGGTTCTGCGTTCGGCTCAATCCTGCCCAACAAGGCCACGATCGTTACCTCACGCGACAGCAGCCGCAGCAGCCGCATGATCAAGCGGGCCATCATGGCCAGCCTGCTCAGCGTGGGCTGCGAAGTCCTGGATATGCAGAGCTCCGCGGTCCCGGTGGCGCGGCACTTCATCCGTACAAGCGGCGCTTCGGGCGCAGTCAACGTCCGCAAGATGCCAGGCAACTCTCGCGTCACGCTGATTGAGCTATTCGATGCACGCGGCAACTACCTGAGCAAGTCGCACGAACGCAAAGTCGAGACCGCGTTCTTCCGCGAAGACTTTCATCGGTGCGATCCGGACGATCTGGGCGCAATCGAATACGCGAGTCGCGCCATCGAGGACTACACGAACGACTTCTTTCACCAGCTCGGCCCGATCCAGCAGGGTCGACGTCTGCGGGTGGTTTGCGACTTCGGCTACAGTGCCATCAGTTCGTTCTTTGCCGCAATGGCCGGACGGCTTGAGATCGACACCATCAACATCAACTCCTTCAGCGATTCGAAGCGAGCCCCGCGCAGCCCGAGCGAGATTGCCCGGCACATGGAGAACTTGCAGCAGATCGTGGGGACGCTCGGCTACGACTTCGGGGTGCTCTTCACGAACGAGGGAGAGCGATTGACGGTGGTTGACAGCACCGGAGCGATCCTGAGTGGTACCCAACTTTTGGCGGCAATGAGCATTCTGAAGGCTCGCACGAACAAGAACCCGACCCTGGCCCTGAACGTCACAGCATCCAGCGTTCTCGAAGATCTGCTCGTGTCGAACGGAGCTTGTGTCGTCCGTACCAAGGCCGACTCGCGCGCCCTGATGGCGGCAGCCATGAACCCGGAAACCCAGTTCGCAGGTGACTCCAGCGGTGGATTTATCTTCCCCAGCTTGCACCCGGGCTTCGATGCCATGTTTGCACTTGCCAACTTGGTCCTGATGCTCGAACGCGCCGAGACGACCCTGCGCGACGTTGTCGCCGGCCTCCCCGCCTTCCACGTCAAGTACCAGCAGGTGCGCTGCCCGTGGGAGTCCAAAGGGACCATCATGCGGGTCCTTACGGAGTCTCAACACCCGGACCAAATGGAACTCGTGGACGGCGTCAAGCTACTTCAGCCGGGCGGGTGGGCGCTGGTGCTTCCCGACTCGTTTGAGCCCGTCTTCCATATTTTCGCCGAGGGCGAGACGGACGAAATGAGCCAGGAGTACCTGGACCGGTACGTCCACCAAATTGAGGAGATGCAACAACATCCCGCGTGA
- a CDS encoding DUF1800 domain-containing protein: protein MAALTEREKIAHVLRRFGWGVSEAELEYYGKLGLAGTIDTLLNYEKVDPQFDLTPNDMGIGKGAPRMRDIQAWWLLKMVVTRRPLEEKMTLFWHNHFATASSKVDVAPAMYAQNLLLRKHAVGNFHHMLVDVAKDPAMLYWLDNQFNTKEKPNENFAREIMELFTLGVGHYSEKDVQEAARAFTGWTYGRRGRSVDKPRFGSSFQFLEDVHDPGMKSFLGNKGPFDGEDVCGILAAHPSTAIFLAKKLWTWFAYDNPEPAVVELIAAAFTNSHYSIRSTLRAIMEAPEFYSERCVGRLIKNPLDLCVATYRQFGIGGSIQRSIEDARGTETKIPRAAALAPIFTSTKAMGMEVLNPPDVSGWKVGAEWISSATMIERIKFGKILVQGLQRSRLLQSIVLDLRTPTEYAQRLTALLDVKLPADKLARVEDAVRAAMPSRITALNVDKPTAAALGLIFGTPEFQLM from the coding sequence ATGGCCGCTCTGACCGAACGAGAGAAGATTGCCCACGTCCTGCGCCGATTTGGGTGGGGAGTGAGCGAAGCCGAACTGGAGTACTACGGCAAGCTTGGGCTCGCTGGTACGATCGACACCCTGCTCAACTACGAGAAAGTCGATCCGCAATTTGACCTCACGCCGAACGACATGGGCATCGGCAAGGGCGCCCCACGCATGCGCGACATCCAAGCGTGGTGGCTCTTGAAAATGGTGGTGACGCGCCGACCCCTCGAAGAGAAGATGACCCTCTTCTGGCACAACCACTTTGCGACGGCGTCTTCAAAGGTTGACGTGGCCCCCGCGATGTACGCGCAGAATCTCCTCTTGCGCAAGCACGCGGTGGGGAACTTCCACCACATGCTGGTCGACGTCGCCAAGGACCCGGCGATGCTCTACTGGCTGGACAACCAGTTCAATACCAAAGAGAAGCCTAACGAGAACTTTGCCAGGGAGATTATGGAGCTGTTCACTCTCGGTGTCGGGCACTACTCGGAGAAAGACGTCCAGGAAGCTGCGCGTGCGTTCACTGGATGGACCTACGGTCGGCGTGGACGCAGCGTAGACAAACCCCGATTTGGCTCATCATTCCAGTTCCTAGAGGACGTGCACGATCCCGGAATGAAGTCCTTTCTGGGGAACAAGGGTCCCTTCGACGGGGAGGACGTCTGCGGTATTCTCGCCGCACACCCCAGTACGGCGATCTTTCTCGCGAAGAAGCTGTGGACATGGTTCGCCTACGACAACCCCGAACCCGCGGTGGTCGAACTGATCGCTGCGGCCTTCACGAACAGCCACTATTCGATTCGGTCCACCCTCAGGGCGATCATGGAGGCTCCAGAGTTCTATAGCGAGCGATGCGTGGGACGCCTGATCAAGAACCCGCTCGATCTATGCGTCGCGACGTACCGGCAGTTTGGGATCGGCGGGTCCATTCAGAGGTCCATCGAGGATGCTCGCGGCACGGAGACAAAGATTCCACGAGCCGCTGCCCTCGCGCCCATTTTCACCTCGACCAAGGCGATGGGGATGGAGGTTCTGAACCCGCCGGATGTGTCGGGGTGGAAGGTCGGAGCCGAATGGATCAGCTCGGCAACCATGATAGAGCGCATCAAGTTCGGTAAGATCTTGGTCCAGGGGCTCCAGCGATCACGGCTCTTGCAGTCGATTGTGCTGGATCTCCGAACGCCCACCGAGTATGCCCAAAGGCTGACGGCACTGCTGGATGTGAAACTCCCGGCGGACAAACTTGCCCGAGTCGAGGATGCCGTCCGAGCCGCCATGCCGTCGCGCATTACCGCGCTGAATGTCGACAAGCCCACGGCTGCGGCACTCGGGCTCATCTTTGGCACACCAGAATTCCAGCTGATGTAG
- a CDS encoding transcriptional repressor: MPRLQVIRTLADTRRALTAHDIHRAITSSGDRIDVVSVYRILATLSELGLVHHIGIVDGYRACSMSDDHSHEEEHFVCASCGEVTELPVSATELSSTRDRLKAIGHEADSIKIEVQGTCSNCIARRA; this comes from the coding sequence ATGCCTCGGTTGCAAGTGATCCGTACCCTGGCGGATACCAGAAGGGCACTCACCGCGCACGACATTCACCGCGCCATCACGAGCTCGGGCGATCGGATCGACGTGGTGAGCGTGTACCGAATCCTGGCGACTCTGTCGGAATTGGGCCTGGTCCACCACATTGGGATCGTGGACGGCTACCGCGCCTGCTCCATGAGCGACGATCATTCGCACGAAGAAGAGCACTTCGTGTGTGCCAGCTGCGGCGAGGTGACCGAGTTACCCGTCTCCGCCACCGAGCTCAGCAGCACGCGTGATCGACTCAAGGCGATCGGTCACGAAGCCGACTCCATCAAGATCGAAGTTCAGGGCACGTGCAGCAACTGTATCGCGCGCCGCGCCTGA
- the mutL gene encoding DNA mismatch repair endonuclease MutL gives MSTPVETPRARVRLLDAHTINQIAAGEVVDRPASALKELVENALDAGATRIEVELDRSGIERLLVRDNGCGMDADDLTTALQRHATSKIQRIEDLSRTASLGFRGEALPSIASVSRMRVTTGTGDGIRYELVVDGGVIEPIRTVSGPQGTEVVVEDLFFNTPARLKFLKSDTTELNACVDVVQRLAVVRPDVRFTIRSGKTVVLQSAGDDDLLGALAEVWGRDAARALAELDHFEEGVRVRGFISPPHFTKGTRAFQWLFVNGRPIRSRALQVAVDLAYRVLTPEKRFPLTALIIDVDPARVDMNVSPTKSEVKFQHEVSVNDAVRHAVKQALLHHGMIPDAAGLMRVNQALDELSAPPWHATLSQAQASIDAQQPLFAPGEGPQLLTTPVPPNAYCSLLEDLRVIGQSMNTFIIAENCEGLLVIDQHVAHERILYEMLVRQRGSGMVEQQPLLVPVTVTLDRRSTGALLDQTDTLRALGFEISEFGDDAILVRAVPAALRVAPEQVLREIADEMMEGMGGCVSPARQDLWVTASCKMAVKAGDPLSFAEMEKLIIDLAQTENPYLCPHGRPITIVMGKGELLRKFKRT, from the coding sequence ATGAGCACCCCTGTTGAGACTCCTCGCGCCCGCGTCCGTTTGCTGGACGCCCACACGATCAACCAGATCGCGGCGGGCGAGGTTGTGGATCGCCCGGCGTCTGCGCTCAAGGAGCTCGTCGAAAACGCCCTGGACGCCGGGGCAACGCGGATCGAAGTCGAGCTAGATCGCAGTGGGATCGAACGTCTGCTTGTGCGGGACAATGGCTGCGGTATGGACGCGGACGACCTGACGACCGCCCTGCAACGCCACGCGACTTCCAAGATACAGCGGATCGAGGACCTGAGCCGAACGGCGAGCTTGGGATTCCGCGGGGAGGCGCTCCCAAGCATCGCTTCGGTCTCTCGCATGCGCGTGACCACGGGAACGGGCGATGGCATCCGGTACGAACTTGTCGTGGATGGGGGCGTGATTGAGCCCATTCGTACGGTGAGCGGCCCCCAGGGGACAGAGGTCGTCGTCGAGGATCTGTTCTTCAACACCCCCGCGCGGCTCAAGTTTTTGAAGAGCGACACCACTGAGCTGAATGCGTGCGTCGACGTCGTGCAGAGGCTGGCGGTGGTCCGGCCGGACGTCCGGTTCACCATCCGAAGCGGCAAGACCGTCGTGCTGCAGAGCGCGGGGGACGACGACCTGCTCGGGGCGCTGGCAGAGGTCTGGGGTCGTGATGCGGCGCGCGCGTTGGCCGAACTCGATCACTTTGAGGAAGGTGTCCGGGTCCGGGGGTTTATCAGCCCACCGCACTTTACCAAGGGAACTCGCGCGTTCCAGTGGCTCTTCGTCAATGGGCGGCCGATCCGATCGCGCGCGCTACAGGTAGCGGTCGATCTGGCGTATCGGGTATTGACCCCCGAAAAGCGGTTCCCGCTGACCGCGTTGATCATCGATGTCGATCCTGCTCGGGTCGATATGAACGTATCTCCCACTAAGTCTGAAGTCAAATTCCAGCACGAAGTCTCGGTGAACGACGCAGTCCGGCACGCAGTCAAGCAAGCGCTGCTTCACCACGGAATGATCCCGGATGCCGCTGGTCTCATGCGCGTCAACCAAGCGCTCGATGAGCTTTCGGCTCCGCCTTGGCACGCAACGCTAAGCCAGGCTCAGGCTTCAATCGACGCACAGCAGCCCCTGTTTGCGCCTGGCGAGGGTCCCCAGTTGCTGACGACCCCGGTCCCGCCGAACGCGTATTGCTCGCTCCTTGAAGACCTGCGCGTCATCGGTCAGTCGATGAACACGTTCATCATCGCGGAGAACTGCGAAGGGTTGCTGGTGATCGACCAGCACGTCGCGCACGAGCGGATCTTGTACGAAATGCTGGTGCGGCAACGAGGGTCTGGGATGGTTGAGCAGCAACCGCTCTTGGTCCCGGTTACAGTGACGCTGGACCGGCGTTCGACTGGTGCGTTGCTCGATCAGACCGACACCTTGCGGGCGCTAGGATTTGAGATCTCGGAGTTCGGGGACGATGCGATCTTGGTTCGCGCCGTGCCTGCTGCGTTGCGTGTTGCGCCCGAGCAGGTGCTGCGCGAGATCGCGGACGAGATGATGGAGGGGATGGGCGGGTGCGTCAGTCCGGCGCGCCAGGATCTATGGGTTACCGCATCGTGCAAGATGGCGGTAAAGGCTGGCGACCCCTTGAGTTTTGCCGAGATGGAGAAGCTCATCATCGATCTGGCTCAAACCGAGAATCCGTACCTGTGCCCCCACGGGCGTCCGATCACCATCGTGATGGGGAAGGGCGAACTCCTGCGCAAGTTCAAGCGGACGTAA
- a CDS encoding 30S ribosomal protein S18, which translates to MTGEPRFRGRRRRKVSYLTINKIQTVDYKEVTILRRFTNDRGKILSAKFTGNTAKQQRMIAQAIRRAREMALMPFVVTEFSAERPMRPRPPRNYDRDNREHREPREPRNED; encoded by the coding sequence ATGACGGGCGAGCCCCGATTCCGCGGACGACGACGACGCAAGGTCAGTTACCTCACCATTAACAAGATTCAGACGGTGGACTATAAGGAGGTCACCATCCTCCGACGGTTCACGAATGATCGCGGCAAGATCCTCTCCGCAAAGTTCACGGGGAACACTGCCAAGCAGCAGCGCATGATTGCTCAGGCAATCCGCCGTGCGCGTGAGATGGCTCTCATGCCGTTCGTCGTGACCGAGTTCAGCGCTGAGCGACCGATGCGACCGCGCCCGCCGCGCAACTACGATCGCGACAACCGCGAGCATCGCGAGCCGCGAGAACCGCGAAACGAAGACTAA
- a CDS encoding PEP-CTERM sorting domain-containing protein produces MNKVFSKALMAVAALGAVAAANAITFSNVSITGPSQLLGTLGTDHFFTPGATDIDFTFNKALVGDAQPLRFGTINITYEAKSPTAMVLNELKLSATTLLLGSGHLRVVETIEDVVNPGVIASFSKDYYAGTFAIAENIVFSRQSTHIKVKKTIFMDAFDTQALDLAGVGLVEQNIKLVPEPGTMMAIGLGIAGLAARRRRNRA; encoded by the coding sequence GTGAATAAAGTATTTAGTAAGGCTCTTATGGCCGTTGCTGCGCTTGGCGCAGTTGCAGCCGCAAACGCGATTACGTTTTCGAACGTGTCGATCACTGGCCCGTCGCAGTTGCTCGGAACCCTCGGTACCGACCACTTCTTTACGCCTGGCGCAACGGACATCGACTTCACGTTCAACAAGGCCCTAGTCGGAGACGCACAGCCGCTCCGCTTCGGCACGATCAACATCACCTACGAGGCCAAGAGCCCGACGGCAATGGTTCTTAACGAACTCAAGCTCTCGGCTACCACGCTTCTGCTGGGCAGCGGCCACCTTCGCGTCGTCGAGACGATCGAAGACGTCGTGAACCCCGGTGTGATCGCCAGCTTCTCGAAGGACTACTACGCAGGCACATTCGCCATCGCCGAGAACATTGTCTTCTCGCGACAATCGACGCACATCAAGGTCAAGAAGACGATCTTCATGGACGCGTTCGACACTCAGGCGCTTGACCTCGCAGGTGTGGGCCTCGTTGAGCAGAACATCAAGCTCGTCCCTGAGCCGGGCACGATGATGGCGATTGGCCTGGGTATTGCAGGTCTCGCAGCTCGACGTCGACGCAACCGAGCTTAA
- a CDS encoding acyltransferase gives MSESGKIRSIESLRGLAALYVALGHIVTMVDPERNAARTGSLPAWLAQVTHPMWYGHLAVAAFIVLSGFSLQLSLYLRNGDGQLKDLRRYLVRRCRRILPPYYACLAFSLLVCVLVTTKLPGLPFTQYLPLTAENVGAHLLLVHNFDPTWMYKVNGVLWSIAIEFQLYFAFPVLVWVLMRFGKLAVVTCTSVAAWLLILQVPGGIKLYFWYAALFALGMVAARMAMDSREEPPTHGVLMLCAGALFGASVWFATSRKDLWVADAFIGLAVAAVLIAITRYRGSWSDRMLGARPLVWLGSFSYSLYLMHHPLLQVGYFLRPEWAATPTRQTAWLLAWFPLVLLGCYGFYWVFERPFISSRRHTPSPEPITSA, from the coding sequence GTGAGCGAATCCGGCAAGATCCGTAGCATCGAAAGCCTGCGGGGTCTCGCCGCCCTCTACGTTGCGCTCGGCCACATCGTGACCATGGTCGATCCTGAACGTAACGCCGCTCGCACCGGTAGTTTGCCTGCTTGGCTCGCCCAAGTGACCCACCCAATGTGGTACGGACACCTGGCCGTGGCTGCGTTCATTGTCCTCTCCGGTTTCAGTCTCCAACTCTCGCTGTACCTGCGTAACGGCGACGGGCAACTCAAGGACCTCCGCCGGTACTTGGTGCGACGCTGCCGCCGGATCTTGCCGCCTTACTACGCGTGCCTGGCGTTCTCGCTGCTGGTTTGCGTGCTCGTCACCACAAAACTACCCGGGCTTCCTTTCACACAATATTTACCGCTGACCGCCGAGAACGTTGGTGCACACCTGCTACTTGTCCACAATTTTGATCCAACGTGGATGTACAAGGTCAATGGCGTCCTCTGGAGCATCGCCATCGAGTTCCAGCTATACTTCGCGTTCCCGGTCCTCGTCTGGGTGCTCATGCGGTTCGGAAAACTGGCCGTGGTGACCTGCACGTCTGTCGCCGCCTGGCTGCTGATCCTCCAAGTCCCGGGCGGGATAAAGCTTTACTTCTGGTACGCCGCGCTCTTCGCACTCGGCATGGTCGCCGCGCGGATGGCAATGGATTCGCGGGAAGAGCCCCCAACGCACGGTGTGCTCATGCTGTGCGCTGGCGCGCTGTTTGGCGCGTCGGTTTGGTTTGCCACTTCGCGCAAAGACCTATGGGTTGCGGACGCGTTCATCGGCCTCGCGGTCGCGGCCGTCCTCATTGCGATCACTCGCTACCGCGGCTCATGGTCGGACAGGATGCTCGGCGCACGCCCGCTAGTCTGGTTGGGAAGCTTTTCTTACAGCCTCTATCTGATGCACCATCCGCTGCTCCAGGTCGGTTACTTCCTGCGCCCCGAGTGGGCGGCGACGCCCACCCGTCAGACCGCCTGGCTGCTGGCCTGGTTTCCGCTGGTACTGCTCGGGTGCTACGGGTTCTACTGGGTCTTCGAGCGGCCGTTCATCTCGTCTCGCCGCCACACGCCTTCCCCCGAACCCATTACGTCCGCTTGA